A segment of the Microbacterium luteolum genome:
CTTCTCGAACCGGCTGATCGCCTTCTCGACCGTCTCGAGGTCGGCGAGCATGAGCTCCGCGTTGATCGTCTCCATGTCGGATGCCGGGTTCACGGCACCGTCCACGTGCACCACGTCGTCGTCGGCGAATCCGCGCACGACCTGGGCGATCGCATCCGCCTCGCGGATGTTCGCCAGGAACTTGTTGCCCAGCCCCTCGCCCTCGCTCGCACCGCGCACGATGCCGGCGATGTCGACGAACGACACCGCGGCGGGGAGGATGCGCTCGCTGCCGAAGATCTCCGCGAGCGTGTCGAGACGCGGGTCGGGCAGGTTCACCACGCCGACGTTCGGCTCGATCGTCGCGAACGGATAGTTCGCCGCGAGCACGTCGTTCTTGGTGAGTGCGTTGAAGAGGGTGGACTTGCCGACGTTGGGCAGGCCGACGATGCCGATAGTGAGAGCCACGGAGGACGAGTCTACCGGTCGGTCCCGCGCGACCCTGCGTCGCCAGGACAGGCAGACGCGTGGAATCAGGCGGATGCCGACGCAATCGGCCTGATTTCGCGTGATCGCCTGATTCCGCGTGCCTGACCCTGCGTCGTCAGTCGCGCACCGCGCGGAACGCCCTCGTCACGTAGGGAAGATCGATCGTGTCGTCACCGTGGAGGCCGAGCTCGTCGAACAGGGCGTCCATGTCGCGCCGGATGCGCGCCTTCTCATCGTCGGATGCCGTGATCACATAGCTGCGCGACGACGCCATGGCGTGCAGCAGCTCCCGGGTGATGGGCCGCGCCCACTCCCACCGCTGCTGGGCAAGCGGACCGAACGGCGCCGCGACGACAGGGTCTCCCGCGGCGAGCATGATCTCGGCATTGCTGCCGTGCATGATCTCGGTGAGCCTGCGCACCCAGTCCACGCGCTCGTCGCGGATGTTCCAGATGAGTCCGAGCACTCCCCCGCGCCGGACGACGCGGCCGATCTCGACGGATGCCGCGATCGGCTCCACCCAGTGCCACGCCTGGCCCAGCACGACCGCGTCGACGCTGTCATCCGGGAGCGGGAGCCGCTCGGCCGTGCCGACGAACGCGGGGACCCCGGGAACCGCCGTGCGCAGGGTCGCGAGCATCTCGGGGTCGGGGTC
Coding sequences within it:
- a CDS encoding class I SAM-dependent methyltransferase, translated to MTDEQATSFGVQAHSYEVGRPEYPFAAVAWMLDALPHGSRRIADVGAGTGKLTRTLLGAPDAEVVAVDPDPEMLATLRTAVPGVPAFVGTAERLPLPDDSVDAVVLGQAWHWVEPIAASVEIGRVVRRGGVLGLIWNIRDERVDWVRRLTEIMHGSNAEIMLAAGDPVVAAPFGPLAQQRWEWARPITRELLHAMASSRSYVITASDDEKARIRRDMDALFDELGLHGDDTIDLPYVTRAFRAVRD